gtgttatttatttatatcgtATAGTAAACATAGATTGAATAAAAGCCCTGAACTTGAAATCGCCCACTTTCAGTTTCATCAAATAATCATTACTATAATATTTCCATATATCCTAAacttttaaatgtaaaataatattaaataaatacatgtaTGAGGTATTTATAATTCCTAAGCGTTTTTTTACCGAGATCtggcaaaatttcaacaaGTGTAGTAGGTAGGTTGAGGGATGACAGAGATtaattaatacgttttaaatatgaaacacaaatcaagtttaaaatataccgggtgattttagataaatgagacaagcaaatatcttaaaatcaagtagatctataaaaaaatattcaaataaagtcTTTTATTTTCGAGGACTCAACTTTTTATactctcaatttttttggagatttaaattcttaattgacagtaaaaatgtttttgcttgaaacattttttgctaaagGTGATAGAATTCATAATAATAgtagatacaaaataaattcatattttggCAGTGCTACAAGTtcaatttcatgaaatttctgttaaaacaaacaagtccaattgaaaataatttacgtTAATTTTTCGTGTGACATTTTGTACTTGGGCACAAAGAAGACTTCacgaaaatgcaatttttttttcaaatgtgctATTTTCGGATGAATCAAGCTTCACAAACCACGTTCGCGTAAATCACCAAAACATGCATTATTGAGCGATTGACAATCCTCATTGGTTGCATGAAGTTAAAAGACAGCGACCATGGACTTTGAATGTTTGGTGTGGTATTTTAAGTAGACATCTAATTGGGCAATAGTTTATTGATGGAAACCTCAACTCAGAAACTCCAgcaaaaacagcaaaaaactCCTATACTTATAGGAGTTTTTTGCTAGAAGATTTGTCACATCTCCTAAAGGAAGTTAATTTAGAGTGATGGTTGACAAGGTGGTTTCAACATGATAGCTGCTCATTATGACAGAAATGTTAtagaagttttaaatgaacattttccaCAAAGGTAAACTGGGCCTGGTAGTGCAGTTAATTGGCCTACCCGATCACCTAATTTGACttaactagattttttttgtgggatCATTTGAAACATATCGTTTCCGATCAAGTGCCAACTATTGCCGAAGATATGAAAATTCGGATAAGAAATGTTTGACAAACATCACACCAGAAATGTTAGAAAATACCACCCAATCATTTCAAAACTTAATTGTGAAGCGCCTTGAACAGCAGGGGCATTATTGGTTAgactagatttttttttataataaagtaaaatttactatataataaataatattgctcaaatacctaaaaaaatttaataaagtgtttattttttatctagtattattattagttttatcattttcagcaaaaaagttttaagtaaaaacatttttactgtcaacaaagaatttgaatctccaaaaacaaattgggtattccatttgaaaaaacgaaGTTGACCCCAAAAGACAGGAGAAGGTGACCTTGGGGAAAAAATTGACAGCATAAAAAGTTGAGcaatcgaaaataaaaaatactttatttgaatatttttttgtaaatcttttcgattttaagatattaggtcgtgtagtataaaatgagtagaattgaattgaaactttagtcattttttttttcatatgaaatgtttttattgtgaatcgaaatatgcaccaccattatcaatacacttctgccatttaacgggaagttcattgattcccctgctgtaaaagcctgcaggccgggagtcgataaactcttggaaggcagctttgacagcctcgtcggagttgaatgttttccctaacaagaagttatccaaattttgaaagaagtggtaatcagtgggtgctaagtcgggtgaatacggtggatgacgaagagtttccaattccaactcctgtagcttggccaaggtgacttgcGCGGTGTGTGaccgagcgttgtcgtgcaacaatagcggtgcgcttcgattgactaatcttggctgcttaaccgtcagttgcctcgtcatttcggtcagttgtcggcagtagacatcagccgtaatcgattcacaaggtttcatgaagctgcgatggatgacacctgcgttggaccaccaaacggacaccataagcttcttttgatgaagattttttttcgcacaatgttttggtggttcatcttgatccaaccactgcgatgaacgtctggtattgtcatataggatccatttctcatcacaagtaacaatccgattcaaaaatggatcgttattatactggcacaacaaagaaacacaagcttcgagacgtcgttctttctgtatgtcgctcaactcatgcggtacccacttgtccagctttttcactttaccaatttcagccaaatgagtcaatattgtttttttggttacactgaatattaacgataattcgcttgcactttgacgtggattcgcttccaccacgcttccacacttccagataatcgttatccacttgagtttcaggtcgtccacgtggttcatttgttcaggttagttcaggtcaaaattgccagaacgaaatttcacgAACCAAcaagatactgtttgctgtgaagtgacttcagtaccaaacacatcattaatattgcgagccgtctgagctgttgtggttccacggtggaactcatatttcattaacacacgaatttcactattttgcatggctgcacaaaaatgtttataaaaataaaagttttcaataatttttaacactttaaactctgatcgaaagaggaagaatgtgccttttccacataaaaaaagtcaagtccaaatatagatttagagtgaagttattcgcagttgaatgtggcatttcgagaatttactcatttcatactacacgacctaatatttgCGTGTCCCATTTATCTAGAATCACCCGGTATGGGAAATATCAATTAAGTGGTTATAGCAAAAACGACATGTTTACTTATAACTAGGAATTTAAATAGGTATACGTAGCATTTACATACAGAACTTAAATATCAGATTACAGAGTAAAGTCATTCTCTAATTTACTTCTAAATGCCTATAATATGAGTTAAGTGAATTTGATGAAAGAATTATATCAAGAATTGGCTAATTTATCAATGGAATTCAATTAATGAtaacatttctaattttattcattttcaacaaatgaTTTCCTGTATTCGCTTATTACTGTGAATCGataataacataaaatttaaatactaaatgtTTAAGTACTTATTAGACGGTAATGATGCCCAATGTTGGACTATATTGTattgagaatttcattcatatATCTAATTTGGTAGTTCAACAATGCAATACAGGTATCTAATCGTTACGCTGAACAAATCACTGGCGAATTAGCGGTAATTTGCACTAGTACAACTATCGCAAGAATTTCATTCACCTCTgttctacattaaaaattagatattttattaagtagTAATCACAGTAATGactagtaaaaaaattttaccgtggtaaaatttcagaaaattttatacgatgttattcacgtcatgctacagggaatattgcggctaaagtacttaatattttgattttttttgtgttgtaTAGAAATCAAATAGAGgtatattctaaaattattttccttttatacgggggttgtaaataagtgaaaaatatcaaaattgtgtttttgtaaatggaacaccccatatattattactttaaataacATATTACCAATCGAAAACTACGAGAGCCATTTGATAAGTCAGTGACTTTTgaatgaaagatatttttttcgaccaagaaacgttttatttctcaacaaaGTCTCCTTTTAGCTCGACACATGTAGTCTAgcgtttttctaattttttgattCCTTTCAAATAATAGGTTTTATCAAGGTCCTCAAAATAGGCGTTTGTTTCGGTGATGACCTCTTCATTTGACCCAAATCTCTTACCGCTCAGCAATTTCTTCAGGTTTAGAAATAGGAAATAGTCGCAGGGAGCTAAATCTGGAAAATATGCTGGGTGGGGTAGCAATTCGTAGcttaatttatggatttttgccATGGCGACTACACACATGTGCACCCGTGCATTGTCTTGATGGAACAGCACTTTTTTGCCAAATGCGGTcgtttttgcttcaatttaaTATCGAATCTGTCCAAAAGTTCTGAATAATATTCACCAGTGATCGTTTTACCTTTTTCAAGGTATCGATGTGAATGACATCGcgtgcatcccaaaaaactgtGACTACCGCCTTGTTGGCCAACAGACCCATCTTGGCCTTCTTTAGTGCATGTTCACCTGGAGAAACCCACAGTTTCGATTGTTCCTTGATCTCTGTGTTGTGATGGATTCACGTTTCGTCAACGGTTACGAAACGGCGCAAAACTTCTTCAAATTCCGATTGAATATCGCTAAACACTCTTTTGACATGGTCACACGGGAGCGTTTATGGTCGAGTGTGAGCAATCGCGACACCCATCGCGCGGATAGCTTTTTCATATCCaaatattcatgtaaaatGTGATGTACCGGCTCAGTTAAGATGCTGACAGTCTCAATCACCTCACGCACTCTCATTCTCCGATCGTTCAATATCGTTTCATGAATTTTATCGACAATTTCTGGCGTGAGGACCTCATTTGGACAACATGAACGTTCTGCGTCACTTGTGCTAATACAACCACAACAAAATTCAGTAAACTACTTCGTAACCATTAAAACTGATGATGCAGAGTCCTCATAGCATTTATCAAGCCTTTCCTTGGTTTCggtgatgatttttttacataaaaaataatgcttgATCAGCACacgaaattcacttttttccattttcgtcGAAATTCACGAGGTCGTCTGGTTTCAATGGCTGTTAAACACAAACTCAATGACATAGCTTACTCAAAATTTGACAGTAGTCTACTAACAGACAACAGTAGTGTTGCATTTAAAGTTGTCACacgagaaatttaaaatgtcactGACTTATCAAACGGCCCTCGTATTATACGTTCCTATGCCTAAATGCACaagtttttttcgaaaattaagatgtaaaaaaaagtagaaaaccctattatttttgtatcagTTGCTATGGTTACatctaaaatgtcaatataaaaAGTCATATCTATGAGTTCTTGTTtcggataattttttatttatggtattTTCAACACTAATTGCGTAACttagaaaacaaatattatatttaaacaaatctgataatatgtaaaaaaattggcaataTGTTAATATTGTAGACACAACCCTGGCAATTGATAcaaaaagtaatgaaatttcctACTCTTTGCATACCGATTGTATATCAATTGccagtaaattaaaatttctgattatttcttatttaatttaaatgaaatcctgtatttaatattttcaacaaatgtaaaatttaattatttatcgaataatgctaaaaaagagcgaattaaagaaatttacagtaattgttcaaaataatgaCTATTTATTTCTATACGCGGACTATAACGGACTTACTTTTGGAACGAGTTGTTAACTTTCCTTAATATATTTGGAGATACACTTTGAAAAGCTTCCctaattctattttttatatccGGTATTGTTATTGGTGGAGTATCGTAAACGATTCCTTTTATATAACactataagaaaaaatctgacGAAGTTAAGTCCGGTGATCTTGCTGGCcatcaaattcattttcttctgTGTCTATTACAGGTTTGTTTCTAACGGATTTTTTGTAATCCACACTTCCAGTTTCTTTGAATTGATTTAACAGTAGCTTGTAtcatatttatatgtatatttattaaacctCTGTCAATATCGGCTAGTCAAAACTTCTACAATAGAGttataaattcataatatTTAGCTCATGAAATTCTCCTTGGAATGTAACTCGTGCatagaaaatcataaattattttagatcaATAGATGTTTATGCAATGTAAATCAGGAAAAACACGAGTACGCGTAGCGCACATAAAGTACTTGTGTGGTACGTGCCTTCGTCCTTTTTAATCTCAAATTACATTAATGCAAAttgtgtaataaataaaaacagagTATAGCtttgaaacagttttttaCTTCGCAAAAGTTTGGgccacattttttaaagttcagaaattttacatttctcTGTTTGAGATAGACTAAAATATGTGTACATACATAGTTGAAATGTTTGCATTTATCATTGGAAGTTGCAGATTTTTGAGGTATATGCATCTGTACACTCTcataatatagaaaaatatgtaaaagtTTCTTAATTAGGTTGGACCACCATTGCTCCATTTCCAAAATGGTGagaattacaaaatttgttaaatatgaaaaaaattgcgatttttagagatttttaatataacGTATTCACGttgtcaaattatttttgatttccgagattttacgaaaaacatttaaaacttttaatcgaaaatatttaaaaagttactaatttaatcagaaaaaaaattcaacatatcaaattttcgtgttcaatattttttggttgTGTTTTGTAAATTCGGTCATTGATAgttcctcaaaaaaaaatcaattggaATCCTATCAGCAAAATTAGGTggttaactaaaaaaaatgccCAAGTGATATATTGATCTCTCAAGGCTGAAAAGCGCTTTCAAAATATACGATAAAAACGCTAAGTctgctattaaaaaaaaaactgatttgtTGCAAATTTCCTAAATGCCAATCTCAtgatgcaataaaaataagctTATGTTGTAGAGTGGGGagactaaaaataattaaacgtttttttgatttatatagCAGATTATGTAAATACCCTCAAAGAACGTTGTCGTGTGTccccattttttttcatataagaaAACAGATTAAGCTCacgaacataaaattattactgCTCAAAATATTCCACATATATTGTAATGGATGTAGACTTGGGACGTAATAGGGAGTAGATATCCTAAATTTGGACACGTTAATTTTCGTATGGTTGTAAAAACATAATTAGTGAGCTACTGTTTACACCAATATCTAATTGTTTTTTAGCTACAGTAATTAATATCAGCGTATATTAAAAGGTTTATTACTGTTAGTGCGTTtattgcgaaaaaaattaatagaaaactttattaactgatcaaaaaaattaatgcacATTAATTGAGGAGCTTTTAAGGAACCTTTATAGGTATTATATAGGTAGATACTCAATTTTATGAAgggaatttgttaaaaactattaGAAAATTATAGATTATTTGAATGAAACGGCCtgataaaacttaataaataatgcgTGCGTATATTgcgtacatttttttaaggctCATTTTTTATGATTGTCATCATGAAAATCTACATAGATCGACTTAAGGCGGAAATTACATAATCCagaattttgcataaaaatctCGTCTAAATTGTCGTTCTTGAATAAACAACACACTCTATGGGAACTTTATAAAGTTTCTTTTGCATATTCAAATTGCATcgttttatttgatatttacaACCCAtccataaaatattattgtgCCTTTAGTCAGGGGCATATAAGGGCATTTTGTATCTGTCCTTCTGTAAGCCATGATGTGACTTTTAACCCTGTATCCTAGAAGAAAGTTACCCCCCGAAAGATTGAGGTTCCCAAGTCTTCTGCGAGAATTCCTCACTGCCTTCAGTGACatgtttatattatattaaaatgcaGGTATTTGATTTACGTTacaaattgcttttttaagtagatttatataaaaataatatttccataaaaaaactattactcgaagatttgaaattgaaatgaatgattttttaaagaatattaaaacatttctgTAATTAAccaaaatacattaaatacGTGAGAAATGGACATTTTATAACAAGATAAAGGGTTTTCGGacactattttaatgaaaccagaaatatgtatgtaaatttgTTACACTTTTGTGATGACATGGTTTCgtccattttctttaattaccTAAATACACATCTTGTATACTGCTGACGTCAAAGCCATTACCAACCATTATTTCCTAATTGATTTCGACAGAAACTATCATGTACTCTAAGCAGTAGAATTGCTCAACACCTATAAGTTAGACTTCCGCTATTCCTTCTCATTATTCGAATTAATTAGTAGAGTTGAAACTGTTATCAAATACAATTGCTAATCGGTTGCCATCATTGTGATGTCCTCAAAGCATGCATATTTGCTTGCAAACTGTTTTGCAGTtgtattacttacttcatatttttatatccaCTTTTcataaacgctaaaaaaatcaacttaaatttaataaatcttttattgaGCATGATCCGAGTAAGCAAGGGAAGATATTGGGTCATCAATGAATCAACTCTTCAGATTACATTTCCAATAAGTGATAATGCTCAAGTACAAACAactcaaaaattacaagattATGTATCATTGCAAAAAGAATTAACTAAGACTTAAAAATCTTGTAGTTATAAAAGAATGCCTTATACGCTACCAAGCTTTCAAATGAGGTAACTTTtcatcatttaatttttgcaatccCGAGCAATTGCAAAAGTTAACGACTCGATATAGCAAGGATCAGTGACTTAATTCTAGAGCAAAATGAATCATTTGCTTCATGTTCCATAATTTGTGTCCATTTTCCAATCCTATTTAATACATCCCTGCATTCTACcaaatttgtgtttattaatttcagaatttcacatgaatttttttaaggaaattactTCATGGGTTCCCGAAATATGGACACTCAAAGCTTAAAAACTTCCTAAAACTAGGTACTCCACTCctcttttttgaatttttaagaaatttttttttgggaaacatatgtatacatactataaatattttcaataagaacaattcaaaatttaaaatagttttagttgcatttttgttttaatatttggctctgctataaaattcaaaaagaaatcaGTTTTTGAAACATCTGAAAATGCTACTCTAATACCTTTCAAATTTAGCAAAACCAAAGTGTAAACTTATGAAAAGGTCCCGGTAACTTTCTACGCACCTCTTGAGCCTCAGTGTCGATTTCTCTTCAACGCATATAATATTCTGTAATGCTATCTTTATTGCACCGTACCTCACTACGACATTCCCCTATAACCAGCACCAACAGTACACCAATAGAGATACGAGGGACCTTTGCCAAATTCGGTACAATTGTGTTAAGCACAGTAATTAGTAGCAATAAAGAATaaggaatataaaaatatccgCAGTTATTACATACTTGCACATGTCAGTTTTAATTATAACATTCTCATAAATTGGTCTTATAATACACAAATGAATGTTGCCTTATTTATTGGTATGAAAGTAGCATGTTGCAATAAAGTAcgtatattttacataaaatctTAACGACTCATTATTTGAACacgtttttctctttttttctaaataattttaatatataatagTTTAATTTGATAATAGCTTTTTGGTCATTTATTTCACTCAACAGTATACATATAGTTCGTCTCAGATAAGGATAAATAGCATGGGAATCTCGGAAAcagtaatagatacaaaatcctttaaattaggaaaaagttgcgcaacttaaagcaaatttataatttgtttttataccgGCTAAATTtcgaatggttacgaagatatccggaaaaaacgaatttggcggttttggttttttgcaaataactcttataagGTTACAGTTAGAGAAGTGAGAGTTTTACAttgttaaaatacttttttgagaacttctTAGCaatgttgccagttttcttgtaaaGACTTTACTTTTagagataaattgttaaaattttgattttcatataagcacaatatcaaatatttacatttttaaaatcgtcataaaatgtCCCTTTTCAACCATGTATTACGTTTGGTATTtctctcagaaactctataaGTTATAgccataaaaacatttattgatAAGTCGGGTATGTTTTTGTCTTATAGCGATGGtgcacataaaataaataaatgctatgGTAacgacaaaaatattttaaagatataaaaCCTTTATTACCTACCTATAATTACGGCTCAAAATTTCTTCTCcaatgaagagaaatttgatatGTTGTCATGCTGCATATTACGTCATAGAAATTGTGTAGACGCTGAACATATGCATGTATTTAAATCATATCCCAAAAGAAAAGCAACCaggaaaatccatttttagaAGACTAGTGTCTAATTTTAAGGAATATGGATGATttaagcatttatttattatgtaccattgttataatttaaaatgataacagacttgtcaaaaaatgttttaatgacTGTAACTCATAAACTTTTTGAGAGAAATACCAAATACaatacatggctgaaaagagaattttattaaatatttaaaaatgtgaatacTCGATTTTGCGCCTatgtgaaaatcaaaagtttaacaatttatatCTTAAAGTAAGGACTTAACAATACAAAACTTTCATTCCTCTAACTGTAACCGTatgagttatttgcaaaaaaacgaAGACCactaaattcgttttttttctgatatttcTGTAACTATTCGAAATTTAGCCGgtataaaaacaatttgttaatttgctgtaaatttcttaagtttttcctaatttaagaaattttgtgtctactaccgtttccgagatcctcATGCTGTTCTTCCTAATGTGGGACGGACTGCATATTTATAAACAAGAAGCACTAAAAATTGAACTAATTACAGTAATTACAACTTGAAactaatattttatgattagaaattaattttaaacagacTTTATGCCAACAAATTCGAACAACTAATGATTTGGATACCTTCCAGTAATAAGGTGTAGCATCGCCCTATAGCTTTAATTATGGTTTTAAATCTCTATCTGGCATTGACTCAATAAGATTACGGAAACGTTCGGGCAAAAATTCTGGCATAGTTGTTTGTGTAATGTAAAAACCTTTTTATGTAAtgccatatatttttaatgaaatttaaatctgCACTGCTGGAGAGCTATAACAGAATACGTAAATTCTACTCAGCAATCTACGTTTAACGCTTTTCGCCGAAAATAAGTCACTTCCATCTGTGTTGAATAGTTGCAGATTTGTTAACAAATaggtttctattttttctttgtaatttcatttatgaCTTCACATatattttgatacaaaaaattaatgaaaccaCTGTTTTTGAGAAGTTTTAGTATTTTGATAGTGTACCCGACAGCTTGTCAATAATGGCctttaatagttttcataGCATACTGCTAATGAccgtttataaatttttgtcttCATAATTTGTACTGAACTGTATAGCCCAAATTATGAAACTAGAATAATTGTTtgggttaaaaattttatatccgtgctattttaatgtttaaaataatagacTGAGACTTTAGTTTAATTactaaaatgataaaattaattattaaaatgtcatACATTTAGAACACATTTCTgagatgaaaataaatgtcCAAATAATTAGTTGTAAGGACTCGTAGCTTCAATCACGTTTATTAGATTGGTAcattaataatacaaaattaggcatacaaatgttttaatttcttcctttgtgctgcatttaaaaattaatatctaaagTTTAAAGAATAGTAGGAACAGTCGAAAATTGGCTGTTTCCATAGAAATTGATAATTTGTAACAAATGAACCCAGTCTCatctacatattttaaattaacctACTACAGTACAAGTAAGTTACCACATGTAACCTTAACAACTCAATATGTAATtcttataacaaaaataaagctaaacatcaataaaatttatttttaactttttattacacAGTACTCACTCAAATTCAACCCTTATCTGGAGTTGCATGTAAAGTCAAGTCCCAATAACCTGGTAATGTATCTTCTCTAGGCCTATATTTCCCTCGAtgtttcatacattttttcaatgccAAAAGCTCATCAGGTTTGACGCCCTGATCCATATAGTATTGTGCACAATTCAGACAACCCCAAGCAGGaagtttctgcctgtttttcCCCCTCACCACTGGTGCAGCCTCATATTCTTGTGAAACATTTTGAGCTTCGGCaaggaaattattcaaatctcTCAGTTGCTTTGCCGCATCTTTTTTAGGCTCTGAAGAATAACCTTCCTGAAATGAACAAAGACTTTCTTCTTCTAACATTCCACTGTTAAGGGAAACACCCAAACATGGATCTATATTTTCTTCAGTTCTCGAGTGTCTCATAGTTTCTTGGTTGATATAACAAACCATGCTCGTAATGCCCATTAGAGAATCAGATTCAGATTGATTAGAGGTAATGGTTGTTGATGTGGGAgtgttgttattattttgacTTCTTAAGCCAAACCTTtgctttggaatttttaactgcTGCCTCACAGTCTTTAACACCGGAGTACTTTCAATGATATCTAAATCATCATCTTCTGATTTTTgctcatataaatttaattgtttttcagtttcatttttcaattgcaCTTTTTTTGAGGAACAAACcaagtttttaatgaattccacATCCTCAAATACATCTTTGTCTGGCGTCTTTTTAGCcctaggattttttttattaatcatcTCTACAATTTCCTCGTTTAGTTTTCTCTTCAGCCTCTTTCTCCACTTGAAATGACTTTGTTTAGAGGATTTTTTAATCTCAGGACTAGTGCTCATATTCTGAACACTACAAAACTCATTA
The DNA window shown above is from Euwallacea similis isolate ESF13 chromosome 2, ESF131.1, whole genome shotgun sequence and carries:
- the LOC136419265 gene encoding uncharacterized protein is translated as MIMELPHGYESWKQLFDNNLSEAWNNEPLHILKNFSMLLCCINREYRRLQKSLQENEGNQFVDNYFNCKTLTLNGESKKLINSYSKRSKSSSADKCGSANDSGSIVISDNEFCSVQNMSTSPEIKKSSKQSHFKWRKRLKRKLNEEIVEMINKKNPRAKKTPDKDVFEDVEFIKNLVCSSKKVQLKNETEKQLNLYEQKSEDDDLDIIESTPVLKTVRQQLKIPKQRFGLRSQNNNNTPTSTTITSNQSESDSLMGITSMVCYINQETMRHSRTEENIDPCLGVSLNSGMLEEESLCSFQEGYSSEPKKDAAKQLRDLNNFLAEAQNVSQEYEAAPVVRGKNRQKLPAWGCLNCAQYYMDQGVKPDELLALKKCMKHRGKYRPREDTLPGYWDLTLHATPDKG